TCTGCGGGCGAAGTCTCAGAAAACGCCATAGCTTGTAATCCATCGGCTGCAGCGAGAATTTGTGCGAGAGATAAAGATACTCATTTCTCAATCTCGCAAAATACCCGTCGTTCAGGGCGTCTTTCTGATATCTTTCGGGAATGGTGTTCAGCTCCAGCAATCCCGCTTGCCCCATGAAGATAGCCTCTATCTGGAAGAGGTCATCCCGGTGATGATCCACCGCCCTCAGAGGCAGTTTCAGCGCCCACTGCTCAAAGGCATCGCCATTGATTCCGAAACCATAGTTTCTGGCCAGAGTCACGAAGTAAGCATTCTCCCAGTCGCCGTTGCAGCGGCGCACACGCTCCTCTATCGCCTCCGTCTTCTGCGAAAGGCGCTCGGTTTGCAGAGCACTCATCCACGAATGCACGGTGAGTTTCGAGAGCGATGGAATAATCTGATAGCAAGGAGGATACTGGTCGATGGTGAGCAGCTCCTGATAGTGCTTCAGCACATGATCCGGAATATCGAGCTGCATCTGAACCAGCAGGGCACCCTTCGAGTTCCGGGCTTCCACGTCGATGGTGCCGCAGACGTGCAGAATCACGTTGTCGTATCTCTCATCCTTGTCGTGGGCATGAAGATACCAGTCGCTCGCCTTGTCGTGAATCTCCACGTTGCCCACCCACAGCGTACCGTTAATCTTGATTTTAGCGTTGAAGAAATCGGGCCCTGCATTGCGATTGTGCAATCCGGGGTCGATGACTTCCACCTGCCTGTGGTCGGTGGTGGAAAGAGGGGAGAGTGGGAAGAGTTTGTGCTTCCACACATAGTGAAGTAGTTGCTCCATGTTGTTTCGGCTTTATAGGGTTTATGGATTTATAGGATTGCCTCTTTCGGATCGCAAGTTCTGATGCTTGTCCTTTTGGTGCAAGTTTTTTCGCTCGTGTGCGGAAGGGGTATTGAAAAATCAGCTGTTAACTGTTAACCTGTTAACTGTTACGGAGGTATTTCTCGAACGCCTTGTCGTATTCCTCGCTGTTGCCCAGCCTTCCGTTAATCAGGCAAACCAGCTCAACGGTGGCCTTCAGGCAGAGCTTCTCATCGCTGGCACGGAAGATGTCCTGATGAAAGACATATCTCACGCCCTGCTTCTCCAGCCACAAACGCGAGAAAAACTCATCATCGCATTGCAGCGGAACCTTGTACTGCAGGTTCATTCTCGCCACCACAGCATCCACGCCCTTGTTGTGCATTTCGGCAAAGCTGAGGCCGCACTCCTTCAGAAAGAGATGGCGGGTATGCTCCATGTAGTGCAGATAGTTGGCGTTGTTCACAATACCCTCAATGTCGCACTCGTAATCCCTCACTTCCATCTTCGTCTCAAATATGTATTTGCTCATCATTTTCTCTTTTTTAGTTACTAAATGAGGCTAAAAGCCCTAAATCACTGCAAAAATAACCAAAATTTTCTATTTATTATAATAATAACCCGTATTTTTCAAGGTTTTTCGAAGAAAAATGTGTATTTTTGCATAAGAAATGAGTAAAAAACAAATAAAATTTAGATAAAGATGAAAATAGCTTTGATTGGCTACGGAAAGATGGGACACATGATCGAGGAGATCGCCCTGCAGCGTGGCCACGAAATCGTATGTAAGATTGACGTGAATAACCCTGAGGATATCGACAGTCCGGAGTTCTGCTCTGCCGATGTTGCCATCGAGTTTACTAACCCTACTGCCGCCTACGGCAACTATCTGAAGGCATTCTCTCACAACGTGAAGGTGGTTTCAGGTTCCACTGGTTGGATGAAAGACCATAAGGAAGACGTGGAGAAACTCTGCGCCGACGGAAAGCAGACCCTCTTCTGGGCATCTAACTTCAGCATCGGAGTAGCCATTTTCTCTGCCGTAAACCGCTATCTGGCAAAGATCATGAACGGATTCCCACAGTACTCAGTATGCATGCAGGAAACCCACCACGTTCATAAGCTCGATGCGCCATCAGGCACAGCCATCACACTGGCCGAGGAAATCATCGACAACATCGATAGAAAGAAGGATTGGAAGCGTGGCGTAACCTACTGGACAGAGGATGGCCATCACGATGAGGGCGATGCTAACATCACCGACGAAGACCTGGTTATCAACTGCGTACGCGATGGCGAGGTTCCTGGAATTCACGCCGTGATGTATGATTCAGATGCTGATATGATTACCATCGAGCACAGTGCCCACTCACGCAAGGGCTTCGCCCTGGGAGCCGTTCTTGCAGCAGAGTTCACAGCCAACCATTCAGGTTTGCTCACCACATCAGATTTATTTAAGTTCTAATAAATCTAATAAATATGATTGATAAACAGAAACAAAACCTCAACATGAAGGTGCAGTGGGCGAAGTTCGCAGTGGTTCTCGCCCTCTACCTCCTCTTCCTGATATGGGTTGAGAGCTGGCTGGGACTCATCGTGGTTCCGTTCATCTTCGACGTTTACATCACCAAGAAGATTCACTGGCAGTGGTGGAAGGATGAAGAAGGCCCCGTGCGCTTCATCATGAGCTGGGTAGATGCGCTGGTGTTCGCTCTTGTAGCGGTTTATTTCATCAACCTCTTCTTCTTCCAGAACTATGTGATTCCGTCATCTTCTCTCGAAAAGAGTCTCCTCACGGGCGACTATCTCTTCGTGAGCAAGGTAAGCTATGGTCCTCGCATCCCTGAAACCCCGCTCACTATGCCATTAACCCAGCACACCCTGCCGCTGGTTAACGTGAAGAGCTACGTGGAGTGGCCTCACTGGGATTACCGCCGCGTAAAGGGCTTGGGCAACGTGAAGCTCAACGACATCGTGGTGTTCAACTATCCTGCCGGCGACACCCTCTGCAACGAGGAGCGCTATCAGGCGAATGATTATTATCAGATGGTTTACTCTATCGGTGACCAGCTTCTGGAGCAGAACGGACAGCAGCAGGATGTTCGCGTGCTGAACCCTTTGCAGCAGCGCCACTACTTCGAAAAGGTGTATGCTGCCGGACGCAACTACATCGCCAGCATGCCGGGCGAATATGGTGACATCATCAGCCGTCCTACCGACCGTCGCGAGAACTACGTAAAGCGCTGCGTGGGCTTGCCTGGTCAGACCCTGCAGATCAAGAACCGCATCGTTTATCTGAACGGAAAGGCAAACAAGGAGCCTGATAATGTGCAATATACCTACAAGATGAAGCTCAAGGGCGAGTTCCCAATCGACCTTGCCGATGAACTGGGAATTACCAACGAAGACCTGCTGATGTATAATCAGAGCGGCGTGATTCCACTCACCAAGAAGGCTTATCTGGCTCTGAAGGCGAACAAGAACCTGGTAGAGAGCATCTCCATCAACACCGATGCGAGATACGGCGACCTCTATCCGCTCAACGCCTACACCGGTTGGACATGCGATAACTATGGTCCTGTATGGATTCCGAAAAAGGGCAAGAGCATCGCTCTGACGCTGAAGAACCTGCCAGTATATGAGCGCTGCATCAAGGTTTACGAGGGCAACGACCTCAAGGTAGACAGCCAGGGCAACATCTTCATCAACGGCAAGCTAGCGAAGAGCTACACCTTCAAGCTCGATTACTACTGGATGATGGGTGACAACCGCCACAACTCAGCCGATAGCCGCTACTGGGGCTTCGTGCCAGAGGATCACATCGTTGGCAAGCCAATCTTCATCTGGTGGAGCCACAGTCCTGACCATCCGGGCTTCTCAGGCATCCGCTGGAACCGCCTGTTCAACTTCGTAGATAACATCAAGTAATAGAAAGATAGATTGAAAATCGCAGTTAAATTCCTAATAGCTTTAGGCTTGTCGCTGCTCCTGGTATGGGCGGTGCGAACCTATGCATTCACTGTCTTCACGGTGCCCGCCGGGGGTCTCCCTCCGCATTTGGAAGAGGGCAACCGGGTGATAGTGAATAGGATTGACTGCGATTTTTTCAATCGTGGCGAGATAGTGGTTTATGCCGATTCCGTGGCACTTCCGCTCCGCAACCAGCGGCGCAAGAATGTATTCATGGTGTATTTCATCGGGAGGATAGACAAGCTTCCGGGCGATACCCTCCGCATCGGCAAGGCGAGCTACATCATACCCACAGTATGCTGCAAGCGCTGCGGCTGCAAGGATTGCCGCTTCTATCTCCTGAAGACACCTGCCGGTGAGCAGCTGGTTCACAAGCATCAGATGATAGGCAAAGCCTATAAGCTATTTTGAGAATAAACACGTTATTAACTGAACTTTCGTATGTGGTTTAAGAACGGGCTGAAGGCCCAAAAGCTCCTAGCCCAGGGCATCGCCCTGGGTATAATGGCAATCAGCAAGGCGCCCTGTAAGGGCAAAAGCTTCTGCCCTTTCAGGGCGTGTGGAGCTTACATGCGAAACTTGAGTAAGAATTAATAAATACATAAGAATAAGAATTTGAAAGCATTATTATCCTCCACCTATTTCGGCCCCATTCAGTGGTATCAGAAGCTGAACCGCTACGACGAGTGCCTGATAGAGCGCCACGAGAGCTTTATCAAGCAAACTTATCGCAACCGCATGCTCATCCCAACCACCAACGGCCCCCTCGCCCTCACCATCCCCACGAACCACAACACATCGTTGGCGATGAAAGACATCCGCATCTCCGACCACGCCAACTGGCGCCATGTACACTGGAATGCGCTCCTCTCCGCCTACGGCGAGAGCCCCTTCTTCGAGTATTACCAGGACGACATTCGCCCCTTCTACGAGAAGAAATACGAGTTCCTCTTCGATTTCAACATGGAGATTACAGAGAAGATGATAGAACTTCTGGATATCCGTCCCAAGATTTCAATCACCAACGAGTACTTTTTAAGTGAAGAACGAAAAGTGAAGAGTGAAGAATTCAACAGCTTTACTAAGCATAAAGTTGAAAGTATCAAGGATTTCCGCGAAGCCATTCGCCCCAAGAAACCGCTTCCTGATGCCGAATTCGAGTCGAAGCGCTATTATCAGGTGTATGAGCAGAAATTTGGTTTCCAGCCCAACATGAGCATCCTTGATCTTCTCTTCAACGAAGGAAACGAGGCGATATTCTACCTATAATAATAAGGTAGAGTATCGCCTCGCTGCCTTTAAAAGCTCAGTTATTCATTTATTACTTGAATTATAGTTAATATCTTGGGTGCAATGGAACTTAAAAAACGAAAAAACGAGCTCCCATCCCCATGGAAACTCGTTTTTTTCATAATTTATTTGTATAAGTAAAAGATGATGATAAAACGTTTCACAACGTCTTTTTGTTTTAACTGATGCAAAGGTACAAACTTTTTGTGTCTTCTTTTCGTAAAGATTGCCTTTTTGTGGTATAAATTCTATTATTTTGCCACATAAAAAACAGAATTTACCCCCTGTTTAGTTAAAAATCCACCTTTTTGCGTTATTTTGTGGTAGCAAATCCCCAGTAAAAGTGCCTGATTTTGCTGTTAACTTAGAAATAGTACCCCAGCTTTGCGCGCAAGCCATTGTGATCGATGCCGAATCTATATTTGCCGTCCCATCCTGCCGGCTGCTTATAAGAGGTGCTAATACCGCCAAAACTCACGCCAGCCGACCAGTGCTTGCTGAGCAAGTATTCGCACCCCATTTCCGCATAGACACCAAAGCCATCCATGGTGTTGAAATCATCGTCAGTGCAGGCGTAGCCAAGGCTCAGCACCATATTCCAGATGAAGTGCTTATTCGTCTTGTAGGCCATTTTGTAACCCGCACCCACGAAATAGTTCATGATCACATCGTTGGCATCGTTGCCGAAGCCAGTAGGGATTCCCACCTTGGTTCTGCTGCCCACAGCATTGATGGAGAAGCCCATATAAAAAGGACGGCGGTAGGCGTTCGGCTGCTTCCACAGATTCCACAGATGGGCGTATTCCAGGGTAACGTCGAAGCCCGTAGGCGTTCTGTTCAGGCTTTTGCCGTTAGCCGTAAGAATTTCGTTGCTGAGCCATGAATATCCGCATCCGGCGCTGATGCTGTTGGAAGGCAGGAGATGCTTCTCGTATTCAATCTGGTTTAATTCAGAAAGAGTACCGATAGTATTTCTTTCGGTATTACTTTCGGTGAAACCTTCGGCGTTTTTGGCAACTGCAGGCGAGAAACTCGTCAGGCTTACCCACAACAATAGCGTCGCTGAGGCGCATGCTGCTAATTTTGCTACTGATTTTGAATTCATACGTTTATACTTAAAAAATAATAGTTAATATTCGGGCGCAAAGGTACAAAAAAAATACGGAAAACCATTTCAATGCGTTAAAGAATCCACTTCAATACGTAAAAAAGAAGCGTAAAAGCGTAAATGGATGCGTCAATGTGTAAAAAAGAAACGCTAATGCGTATAAATCTTCATCCCAGGCGGCTAGGGCTATTTCTCGTTTGAATCTTTTTTATATCTTTGCAGGTAGAGTGATATAATCTTCATTATTAATAACTTATAAATTTACTGTTATGAGAAGAATAAAATTAATCCTTTTCCTCTTCCTGTTTTGCATAGGAATACAGCCAGCTTTGGCAGAGGGAAGAGATCTTCTTTTTGAGGAGACCTTTGAAAAAGTAGTGGGAACTTCTGATGGTAAGACTAAGCTGAATCCATCGCAGTTGGATAACCCCTCGGGATGGACTTTTGATAATGTCTATGCCGGCGAGGGTAATCTGATTATCAAGGAAGGAGGAAGCATAACCCTACCGGTGATTCCTGAACTTATCGGCAACGCCTGTTTATCTGTCAATGCCATTCACTGGCATAATCCCGATAAGGAATATGATGATGATGACCCATTTTATTGGGATTTCCTGGCAAAAGTAAATGTATCTATTTCCAACGGCAAGCTCAGTTCTGATGAATGTGGCGAAGAGAG
The Segatella copri DNA segment above includes these coding regions:
- a CDS encoding DUF2851 family protein, which codes for MEQLLHYVWKHKLFPLSPLSTTDHRQVEVIDPGLHNRNAGPDFFNAKIKINGTLWVGNVEIHDKASDWYLHAHDKDERYDNVILHVCGTIDVEARNSKGALLVQMQLDIPDHVLKHYQELLTIDQYPPCYQIIPSLSKLTVHSWMSALQTERLSQKTEAIEERVRRCNGDWENAYFVTLARNYGFGINGDAFEQWALKLPLRAVDHHRDDLFQIEAIFMGQAGLLELNTIPERYQKDALNDGYFARLRNEYLYLSHKFSLQPMDYKLWRFLRLRPQNFPHIRISQLANLYYNRRAGLSQLLEASTVKEAKKVLATSVTGYWETHYTFGSTSIRNEKHLSPFSLNLLIINTVVPILFAYGRHRGEEKYCDRAFDFLEELKAENNHIVRMWQQCGLEVENAGDSQALIQLKKEYCDKKECLRCRIGYEYLKR
- a CDS encoding acyl-CoA thioesterase gives rise to the protein MSKYIFETKMEVRDYECDIEGIVNNANYLHYMEHTRHLFLKECGLSFAEMHNKGVDAVVARMNLQYKVPLQCDDEFFSRLWLEKQGVRYVFHQDIFRASDEKLCLKATVELVCLINGRLGNSEEYDKAFEKYLRNS
- the dapB gene encoding 4-hydroxy-tetrahydrodipicolinate reductase yields the protein MKIALIGYGKMGHMIEEIALQRGHEIVCKIDVNNPEDIDSPEFCSADVAIEFTNPTAAYGNYLKAFSHNVKVVSGSTGWMKDHKEDVEKLCADGKQTLFWASNFSIGVAIFSAVNRYLAKIMNGFPQYSVCMQETHHVHKLDAPSGTAITLAEEIIDNIDRKKDWKRGVTYWTEDGHHDEGDANITDEDLVINCVRDGEVPGIHAVMYDSDADMITIEHSAHSRKGFALGAVLAAEFTANHSGLLTTSDLFKF
- the lepB gene encoding signal peptidase I, giving the protein MIDKQKQNLNMKVQWAKFAVVLALYLLFLIWVESWLGLIVVPFIFDVYITKKIHWQWWKDEEGPVRFIMSWVDALVFALVAVYFINLFFFQNYVIPSSSLEKSLLTGDYLFVSKVSYGPRIPETPLTMPLTQHTLPLVNVKSYVEWPHWDYRRVKGLGNVKLNDIVVFNYPAGDTLCNEERYQANDYYQMVYSIGDQLLEQNGQQQDVRVLNPLQQRHYFEKVYAAGRNYIASMPGEYGDIISRPTDRRENYVKRCVGLPGQTLQIKNRIVYLNGKANKEPDNVQYTYKMKLKGEFPIDLADELGITNEDLLMYNQSGVIPLTKKAYLALKANKNLVESISINTDARYGDLYPLNAYTGWTCDNYGPVWIPKKGKSIALTLKNLPVYERCIKVYEGNDLKVDSQGNIFINGKLAKSYTFKLDYYWMMGDNRHNSADSRYWGFVPEDHIVGKPIFIWWSHSPDHPGFSGIRWNRLFNFVDNIK
- a CDS encoding S26 family signal peptidase → MKIAVKFLIALGLSLLLVWAVRTYAFTVFTVPAGGLPPHLEEGNRVIVNRIDCDFFNRGEIVVYADSVALPLRNQRRKNVFMVYFIGRIDKLPGDTLRIGKASYIIPTVCCKRCGCKDCRFYLLKTPAGEQLVHKHQMIGKAYKLF
- a CDS encoding WbqC family protein; this encodes MKALLSSTYFGPIQWYQKLNRYDECLIERHESFIKQTYRNRMLIPTTNGPLALTIPTNHNTSLAMKDIRISDHANWRHVHWNALLSAYGESPFFEYYQDDIRPFYEKKYEFLFDFNMEITEKMIELLDIRPKISITNEYFLSEERKVKSEEFNSFTKHKVESIKDFREAIRPKKPLPDAEFESKRYYQVYEQKFGFQPNMSILDLLFNEGNEAIFYL